GAAGGACAATATTTATGAGGAGAAGAAAAAAACTGGGAAGGTCAATATGCAAAGTTACAAGAATTATTTCAAGTTTGGGGGTGGATGCACTATGTTTATCGCATTAATTGGGCTGCATATTATTTGTGAGGTTTCCAGTGGAGCAGGAGACAAGTTCCTGAGTAAATGGTATGTATCACCAATTACCATTTAGTGTCCAATCGTATTTCTCTTGAATCTTCGTTGAATAACAGAGGTTTTCATGcaattatcaaaaaaatctttgGCTTAGAGCCGTTTTCTTCCtatcatttaattttgatttaTCACAAATATTTGATAATAACTCAATCTAGAACATTTTCAGGGTAAACGAACAAAAAGTTAACGTAACAAATACAACCACGGTCCACAACATTACCCTTGGAACAACAACCCAGTCCCCTGAGTTTGTGGGTTATACAACAGAAAGTTTACGAATTGACACAACGACTTATTTCGATACAGAAATATCTCAAAACATATCCTTCTCCACTGATTCATATTTGGAACAGAATATTTCTACGGTAATGCCAACATCAGAAGATAATTCTTGGTTAGGTGGAATCGAGCAGTTTATAATACAGATAGATATGTTCACTTTGTACGTAGCTGCAATAATCTTTTCCACAATCTTCGTGGTGGTTCGCTGCTTCGTCACTTACTATTATACAATCAAAGTTTCCAAAAATATCCACAAATCTATGGCCACCAACATTCTGCAAGGATGTATGACATTTTTCGATACCAATTTGATAGGGAATGTACTCACCAGATTTTCGAGGGATCTTTATATGATGGATGAATTGGTACCGTTCATTTGGCTCGAGGGTTTTAGGGTGAgtactgaaaaattttggttcaatTTTCACCCAGTTTCAGTAAAGTTCTTTGTGGTATATGCTGAAGAATATTCATCATTTGTATCgaaattttaacattttttatttcagcTTTTCTTCCTGCTGCCCTTCGCCGTTCTCTTCATTGCATCCGTCAGTTTTACATTAGCCGTTGCTTCAGCAGTCTTGAGCATTGCTTTTTACTTCGTTTGTGACTATTTCCTCTGCACCACGAGAAGCACACAACGGTTGAGCAACTCCAGTAAGTTTATACTTTTGTGGTATACAAACGGATATTTAACCTTCTTGAAATTCTTACAGCCCTCAGCCCAGTTATTGGTCATCTCAATTCAACACTAGAAGGGCTCATAATCATCAGAGCATACGGTACACAACACATTCTGAAGAACGAGTTTGACAGACATCTAGATTTGAACATTTCGGCCAATCACTTGAGAGAAATGGCTGCAAGGACTTTAGGATTCTATTCGCATACTTTGGCGACAGGATTTACGGTTGTTATAGCATTAGCACTGCTTTTCTTGGATCTAGGTAGGCAATGGCTGAGCCGAGGCCTCATTTAGAATTTAATTAAATCACTATGATTCGTTcagcaaaaacaatttgaaaagaaaaagatATTTGGTGGAAAACGACTCATTTCCGCTTGTTTTCCAGGTGTCTTGGCTGGAGATGTGGGTCTGGTCCTCACCCAATCAAACCTGTTGTGCCTCTTCCTAGAATTTGGtattatgatgtggatgatgaTGGAAAACAACATGACGAGCGTCGAAAGGGTACTAGAATACACGATACTCCCTCAAGAGAACCAAGGTGGCAGGGAACTCCAACAATGGCCTTATGAAGGCAGCGTCAAATTCCGAAACGTCAGTTTGACCTACAGGAAGAACGGTGAAACTGTACTCCGTAATCTTAACGTGGATATCCTTCCacaagaaaaaattggaatagtTGGTAGAACAGGGGCAGGAAAATCCTCCATCATCGTCACGTTGTTCAAAATGTACGATTTTTCTGGAGACATCATGATCGATGATGTTAACATCAAGACGCTATCGCTGGAGTGCCTCAGGACGCATCTTTCGATTATTCCTCAAGATCCCGTAATTTTCAAGGGGACTGTTAGGAGTAACATCGACCCTAAACAAACTATAACTGATGAACAAGTTTGGAAGACGTTAGAAATAGTAAATTTAAAGACTTATTTCAAGAGTTTAGACGAAGATTTGGCGGAAAAAAATCTGAGTATTGGTCAGAAGCAGTTGATTTGTTTGGCTCGCGCTCTGACAAGGCGTTCTAAAATCGTGGTACTAGATGAAGCGACTGCCAACATGGACGAGAAAATGGACTCGTTTATTCAGCAGAAAATCAGAGAACTCTTCCAGTTTTGCACGGTCATAACTGTAGCGCACAGGTTACATACAGTCAAAAATTGCGATAGGATAATAGTTATGGACAGGGGAAGAATAGTAGAATTCGACACACCGCAAAATCTACTCAACAACTCTAACGGATTATTCTACAAAATGGTGCATCAGAAGAAGGAAAAAGTGCATGAATCTCAAAGTAAAAAGTTGACttgataaaaattttaattaacGAATGAAAGTTTTGAAAGTTGGAAGTGAactacaaaaaaataaataatatctagtatgatattatttttatgaatcCTTTATTATAGAAAGTGTTTGTTGTGAATGATTGAATAAAATGATGTTTTTGTTATAAATTCAGTGATATTATTTAGGTTACCCATGAAACAGCTTTACTTGTTATtcagaggtgttttgtttttgcaggacaacgcccctgtacacaaatctcgtgtttccatgcaaaaaattcgtgatttagggtttgaattactagaacaccctcctgaTTCACCAGATTCggttccatccgactatcatctctttcctcaactgaaaaaaagtttaaaaggtcgtacattttcttccaacgaggacgtaatgaaagctgtggaggtctggtccATTTTACTTTACACGGCTTTGTAAACCAgcataactgtcggtattgatcagatgaaaatccaagattatttcgCGAGGTGCATACTCATGAGCTTCTTCCCCAAAAATTAAATGCTTGGGCGGGTTTTTATGGAAACCACATAATCGGCCGTTTTTTATAATCGGTAAGCTTACTGgccaaatttatttagatctGTTAGAGAACGCTATTTATCCAGCCCTCGTGCAGGAATTGGAAaatgcagaagaccatcaaacgatcattttccaacaagatggcgcaccacctcatttcgttcaaccggTGCGTCATTTTCCGAATGGAAGAAGgggacatattgagtggccaTACAGATCgcctgatctggctccactggactttttcTACGGAGACCCTTGAAATCCAACatttacgctacccagcctgagccactggatgatttgcgaactcgaatcattaatgaatgccgtcaaatcacacatgaaatctcgagaaatgtacgtgaacgttttcagcaaaacttatattactgcatggaagtgaatggtgcTCATTTCCGGAATTTAATGAACTAATCACAGCACCTAAGTACTCTTCCACAATTTCACCCGTCATTTCGTAATCGatagaaattttgaagcgaaatttcaggatcagatagtaccTACTCGAtgagatcttcaacatgaggtatcgcaacagggggggttgcagttacggggatgcaaagagcgattttccacattttcattttcaatcagTTGGACCACAATGTATAGTGTGGTTCCGAATATATATTGCTCGAATCAATTGATAAAATAACTCGTTTTGTCCACGTATTGTTGCATGTATATATAGGATCAATATTTCAGACATTGTTTAAAATTTTTCGGCATATATCTTCTATTTCTCACTTCCCGGGCCTAAGAGCTGCGTTACAAAGTCAATTTTACGATCAGTCAATGTTTGAGGAATTTATCAGAAAGCAAATTCGTCAGTTGTACttttgaaaaagaattctcaCAGAGGTATttgttcatgaaaattcaaacaGTAGAAATCTCCAATTGTTTCGTCTCGTTGTAGACAAATGTTGTTTACTTTATTGTAAGAGCAATACAAATAAATCCCCCAGAAGTAGTTTATGACTTCATTCTATCAAACTTATCGGGAGAGAATACACTGTCGATTCTTCTcggaaataaaatatattttcagttCGTTAAATTATTCCATCGAATTTCTAACTTTTGGTCGTGATATGTCATAAAATCATAAATAGAAAATGGATAGGGGGCCTAGGCAAGAAAGAGAGCAGCATCCGAAGGATCATGCGAACTTCTTGTCGATTCTATTTTTTTCGTGAGTATCTTCCGATTGGTTTTCATGAGGAAATTCTCGAACATCTTTTCAGATACATGGTGAAATTTTTACGAAAAGGAAGGAAGCAACATATGGATGAGAATGATTTAACGAACGTAATGGAAAATATGAAAACCAAACATCTGGccgaaaaattggaaaattgttgGATAGAACTCCAAAAGACCAATAAAAAACCATCACTTCTGAGAGCGATCACGAGGTGTTTCGGATACTCCATGATTTGGCTATTCTCTAGTAATCTTATCGTATCAGTAGTGCAAACGTGAGTATAAAAAAAGTATATAACGCAAAGATCATAGATTACATTACAGTTGATATACGAGATAGGAGATAAATAGTATGAACCAAGGTAGCCAACGCAAAGGACACCGAGCAATTATATAAAAAACCCTAAAACTTCTACTCTTGATCAAAACAGTTATAAGTGGAGAATGCTAAATCTATCTTGTAAAAGGGGTGGTCTTGATTGAAATCATTCGGGGAATCACAAATATTCCGtctaaattattttttcttccagGCATATTTGAGGAAGCACATATTTCGTAAAATATatctaataaaaaaaactaGAGCTGTACATGTTCCATTTTGTCCCACTCTCTTACTCTATTTAATAGTAACAAGGTGATCAAATTACTCTTCAAGAATGCCTTTTCCATAGATAGATAAACTAAGTACTTTCATAACAGTGATGACATTGAAGCCCTCCAattttttctcaagaaaatcTAGCATCATCACTTTACTTGTTGTCCTCTGATGGTTCAAATTTCATTCACACGAAACTGGAGAAGTGTTGTTGAGCCTGCTGGCTGCTAGGTTGATTCTATCAAATTATACTTCCAGGTGGACACATCCATGGGCGCTAGGTAAATTTGTGGCATACTTTGAAAAAGGACAAACCAGCATTACAACGTCTCAAGCCATATTCTATGCCAGCATCATGTTATTATGTTCAGGATTGGGTAGCCTATGGAGGGAACATTACCATCTGTTGAAAACCGAGCTCGGTATAAGAATAGAGTCCTCCATTTCATCACTCATATATAGGAAGATTTTGCGATTAGACCAAACCAAGAACAAGAAAATATCTACCGGGAGTGTCATAACTGGACTTACAAAAGATATTTCAAACATCAAAGAAGTGATAATGGTTGGAATAGAAAACATATCGGATGTAATACAGTTGATATTCACTATCTATCTGCTGTACCAAAAGCTTGGGGTTTCCTCCCTAAGTGGAGTTCTCATAGTCGTGGTCACCACAGTCATTCAAGGTGAATATGAAGTTTTAAAATCTTAAGTACCGATACCTAGTACTACAGAATACACTACTAAAGAACTTCGTGATGATTAGCTTCAGTATTCATTTATTTGGGTATATGAGTATTCATATGGGAAGTTCTCAAAGCAAAAGGGTTTTCAGAGATATTGCAGAAATCTTGTGTGAAATGGGTGAATAGTACTAAACTTTCAAACAGTTAGACTAATAGAAACTGGCAAAAAAGAAGATTTTTACAGTAGGTTCTATTTCAGAAATTCACCACAACGAATATtaacaataaatgaaaaaaaccaAATCAAATAggtgaaaataacgaaaaataacatttttaaatTAATAAAGAACGAAGATCAAgatacaaaaatatttcacGGAATATGTTGATACAAGATAAGTTGATGCGTATTGGTATTCGTTGCTCTAAATGTAAAAAACTCAAAAGCAGTCTAGTGTGAATTAAAAGTACTAGAGAGACGTTGTGTAGTCAACAATTTAGTCGAATACTGACCAGTTCTATTCCAAAACATTCACAATTATTTTCGGTACGTTATTAATCTATGTATTCTTTGTTTTCTGCAGTTTTTTTGGCTAGAATGACTTATGCTAGTCGAGGTGTATGTAATAAAAAGAGCGATGAAAGATTGGCGCAAATCCAAGAGGTACTGAGCTCAATAAGATTGGTGAAAATGTATGGCTGGGAGGAGTTTTTCGAGAAGAGGCTTATGATGTTCAGGAGGTGAGTAGATAGGTAGGGTGAAAGTAATAAGCAAAGAAATCTCGTTATataacaataatgaaatgatatCGTATTGTATCTGAGAAGTGGATAAGAAATCCCGAGTTATTTACTCAACAATCCACCAAATATAAAAAATCTTTGTAAGACCCCCCTTTTTCCAAATTCTGAGCCAAATCGGAAATTTTTGGTTGTTCTGCACCCGCAAAGCAATACTTTGCATCAAAggctgaaaaatgaaaatccaGTATCACCAAAGTAATTTCAAATTTATACCTAGTCAAACATAGGCAATTTAAGCAACCCCACTTCATTTTTACTTAGTTTAGTCTAACCTAGGATACAGTGGTGAATTATTGACCGCTAATTCTGTGCAAGCAATTTTCATATCCTTGATTCCTTTCAGGATCGAGTTGAAAAGTCTTTTCAACCTATACACCCTGAAAAGCTTAGCTCGAGTTATTGGTTCAGTAACAGGAAAGCTTTCACATGCATCCACCCTACTTCTGTGCTTATGGTTAGGAAGAGATTTGAACGCTGATGTGATCTATTACGCGAGCTCTTGTTTCCATCGGGCTTCCAAAGCCTTGGTTTTCTTACCCATGGGCTTACAAGTAACATCTGAGTTTTTGATGGCATCTAAAAGAGTTAACATCATTTTGTACGCCGAGGAAAACCAAACAACGTTCTctgaaaaatcatcaacgatGAAACCCTCCATTGTCTTCAAAGAAACAGATGTGGAAGTTGACAACATCAAGATTCTGAAGAACCTTAATTTAGAACTAGGGGTTGGGCTGAATGTTCTTATTGGTCCTTCTGGCTCTGGGAAGACTTCATTGCTAAAAGCTATTCTAGACGAATATTCTTGcataaatggtaaaaaaaatgtcCGAGGTACCATTTCATACATGGCACAAAAATCATGGTTGTTTCCCTCTTCGCTAAAACAAAACATCCTCTTCGGTCAAGCCATGGACGAAAAGAAATATGGAACTGTTTTGGATATATGCGGTTTGACATATGACATAAGTACTTTTTTATTGGGGGATGAAGTGATCCTTACAGATTGTGGTACGAATCTGAGCGGTGGACAACAAACTAGAATAAATTTAGCACGTGCTTTATACAAAGAATCTGACATTTATTTGCTGGATGATTGCTTGGCCTCCCTCGATGTGAACATCAAGAACCATGTGTTCAAAAATGCTATCAAGGGTTATTTGAGCAACAAGTTATGCCTTCTAGTTACCCACAGCACACAATTCTTGGACCAAGCGGACAATATCATCATTATGGATGGGGGCATCATCAAATATGCTGGGAAACCTTTGAATCTACCGAAAGAACTACCAATGATTGAACAGAATATAGAAGAGGAGGAAGATTTCGAAGTAATCGATCAAGAGACAGAAGATAATGACGAGGCTGAGATAGAAGAAGATGCATCCCTTCTTCTAAAAAAAGAACCAGAGAAacaagaaaatatatataaagaAAAGAATAACACTGGAAAAGTTGGATTCTACATTTACAAGAGTTACTTCAAGTATGGCGGTGGTCTTCATGTGGTTTTCATAATTGGCGGTATTTACTTCTTTTCAGAGTTGTTTCATGCATCTGGCGAGAAACTACTCAGCAACTGGTGAGTTCATCTTATGACTTGATTATGTTCATTTAAAGCTTCTCTGTATTCAAACTCTGTTTTGAAGAGTCCCAAATAAGTGAGCTACAAACCTATAATTGACCTTCTCTCTACCTCTTCACCATTTTGGTCGATTGATGAGAATATTTCTAGGTTGAACGCTAAACATGCTACTAATACGACTACTTGGAATTTTGCGGAGCCCAATGCAACTTCAACGATTGCTACGAGTACCATTCAAgctattttctcgaaaatgccttcagaaatatattcaacAACGTCGTCGCCCCAGTCTTTCACCACGAcatttttcagaaattcctcGGAGGTTTTGGGTGAAAACATTACCAACTCCCTACTGAAGGAGGAGAATGTCAAGCTGTACTATTCAATAAGCATCACCTTCGCTGGTTCTCTGATCTCTTTCTTAGGTATCATCGTATGCGTATATTTTGGTTTGAAAATAGCGAGAAACATCCATCAAGACATGATATATAATTTGTTGAATGGTTGCATGAGATTCTTCGATACCCATCTGATCGGTACTATCCTCACAAGATTCTCTAGGGATTTGTTTATATTGGATGAGAGACTTCCCATATTTTGGAATGGACTGAGAGTGAGTTTTACCAATGACATGTGTAGGCGGGGAGATATTTTGTAGACTTTCTTTTCTCTAGCCATGTGCCTCTCTCTGATTGCCTCCATAGGACCTCTGTTCCTAGGGATTTCGTTAGTTTTGGTTGTGATACTCTACAAGATAACAGACTACGTTCTCAGCACGTTGAGGAACTTGCAAAGGCTCAACAGTTCCAGTGAGTATCATATTAATAACAAGAAGTTTCACAAAAACAGCGTCATCCAGAGTGTTTAGCGAAAAATTCATAAGACTGAATGCAAATCATTTTACAGCCATGAGTCCTGTAATTGGGCATGTCAATGCAACCCTGGAAGGTTTGAGCATTATAAGAACGCATGGAGTACAGGAAATACTCAAAGATGAATACGATAAACATTTAGATTTGAACATGACCTCTCTTCATCTGAAAGAGATCTCCAGCAGGTTCATGAACTTCTACTGTCACACAGTTGGATTATTTTATTCATCTCTGGTCGTTGCCACTCTCATTCTTTCCAAGGGTAAGCATTTTATTTGGTTTCCAGAATCATATCTAATAAAGTAAATAAATATTCTATTTTCTCTCAATTATTTCCTCAGGAATATTAGCTGGAGATGCTGGTTTACTCCTCAACCAAACACACACCCTTACACATTATTTGGAAATACTTCTGTTGCTCTGGACGTTGATGGAAAACAGCATGACCAACGTAGAACGTATCTTAGAATACCAGAAGGTTCCTAAGGAAATACGAAAGAAAGGAAGGGTAATAGAGAACTGGCCAAGTCGTGGAGAAATTAAATTCCAAAACCTCAGCCTGTCCTACCGCTCCGACAAtgaaactgtattgaaaaatctCGATTTCGTCATAGAGCCTGAGCATAAAATTGGAATTGTTGGCAGAACTGGGGCTGGAAAGTCCTCCATAACCATGACTTTGTTCAGACTCTACGAATATACTGGTAGTTTGATGATTGATGGAGTCGATATTAAAACGCTCTCCCTAGAGTTCCTCAGGTCCCATCTAGCCATAATTCCCCAAGATCCTGTGATATATACAGGTACTTTAAGGACCAACATTGATCCCTACGAAGCCTTGAGTGACGAAGAGATATGGAAGGTCTTGGAAATTGTGAATCTTAAAGATAATTTCAAAAGCCTACAGGAGAACTTGAAAGAATCAAATCTAAGTATAGGGCAGAAGCAGCTGATATCTATAGCGCGAGCCTTAACGAAGAAGACAAAAATTGTCATCTTGGACGAAGCAACTGCTAATATGGACGATGCTATGGACGCTCTAATACACGAAAAGATCAACGAATTGTTCAAGTCATGCACGGTGATAACAATCGCTCACAAGTTGAACAATGTTTTGAACTGTGATAAAGTTGTTGTCATGGATAAAGGGGAGGTTGTTGAATTTGGCAGTCCTCAGGATCTGCTGAACAATACTGGAGGAATTTTCTACAAAATGGTTAATCAGAAGCATAGCAAATGATATGTAAACTATAACCACGAGATCTTTGGACTGAACAATTTGAACTGAATGACCAGATGTACATAATACGAGTTGTAGGGAATAAAAAACTGTTTTTAGTAGTTGATGTTCACTTATTTCACAAATGCATATGACTGAACTCTTGTAgctgaaaaatagaaattaaaactaCGACGCAAGCAAAATGGCTTCGTGGAATTAGTGAAATTCTAACAGCTAGAAATTGAGTTAAATTTTTTACTGGGATAAGTTATTTACCACCCCATGTGGGTTTCGTTAAAGTATGGGCCACATAATTCAAGAAATATAGCCTAAATGACCACTTTTCGATTCTTAACAAATATTTAAATAGTATTGCACTATCACTACACAGTTAATGAAACGTTGACAGATGGTTCAGTAATagataatttttcagaaaatttttatattaatgATTTTGAAACGAAAACAACAAACAACTCTTAGgtaaaatgatttatttcgtACAAGTGATATACCACACAATATATTCCTCAGATTTGACTGAAAATTGGATAATTCAGTTTCCACTCAATTAAGAAAATGGCAGCTTTCGAAAGGCGATATCAGGACTTGTTTTTCTGTCAAAAAGGGAACAAATTCACTTGATTCATTTCCAAGGACTAATTCGAGCCTAATCCAATAACAAACTGAAATTATAATCGAGTTAATCAAGTTCTGTGAAGTGAATAGCACACCTATCAAACAGTTCttcgttattttattttttttataaagaaACCCAATAGGATTTCCTTAACTGATCCTATTAGACACGCTGtaggtttcataaacagatAATTCTAGCTAGGATGAGAACAGTTCGTGTTGGACTATACGTTCCAGTGGACGGGGGTTGTAAAAAATTCTGAAGTGAGTCGATACTTTTTTCCTTGACTGGAGTCAACTCGTTTTCATTTGGGTATGTttatgtgtttttcaaaaaaaaaaaaaattcagtctttaaacatttttatcgaaaataaGTTCGCATCGAATACTCCTATAGTAAAATCTGAATTATTTCATCCAAATCAGTACCTGGCGGTCCTGAAGACTCAAGGGAAAGATGTTGAGACCTAATCATAACTAATATTTGTAACAATTCGATTCGGATAATCACCAGAATCGGTTGAGTCGTTCCGAAGTTATCACAGTATAATATCTGCTCAGCATTCCTGACTCGTCTTTATATAGCTACTTCTATGAgatcgtttatttcattcttgGACTCTCAAAAATTGAATCATCATACATCGTATAGAATTATTTGCAAAGATATCATTTTGCAGTTTCTTATTCTCGCAGATTTCGCTATAGAAACATGTCATCGCAAGGTCCACTAAAGCTGGATTCTTTTCCCGATCCCGGGGACAGATTTAAATTGGAGGAGGTAATTCGAGTTGGCTGTTTCGGAAAAACGTACATAGCCAAAGATACCGAAGCCTCAGATAAACAAGTTGTCGTCAAAATCCAAGAAATAACGCCCTATAATGAGAAGTATCTGAAGGATGAATATAAACTTCTGCGAGACGTATCAAGTCATCCAAATATCGTGGATTTCTACGGGATTTACTGTCTCAAAAACGAACTTATGCTAGTAACAGAGGTAAGAATAAGTTAATGTCGTATTCAAGTTATGATAATCGCCTCTGGAAATTTCAGTACTGTGAAGGTGGTAATGTTCTGGATATGGTGAATGAGTTATTGTCCAAGAACAGATGTATGAGGGAAGAACATATAGCTCATATTTTGAAGGAGGTCATAAAGGTAAGTCCCATCGCTGAAATAAGTCCTAACATTGAAGTGATAATTTGGAAATATATTGTTGTATCGATATGGAACAGACTAAATTTTCcagaaataaattcaattttatccacaGGCTGTTAGCTACCTCCACGAAAAGCATATAATCCACAGGGACCTAAGGGCTTCCAACATATTCATCACAAAAAACGGGGAGGTGAAGGTTGCAGGATTTGGATTGTGCATCACACTGGCTAGCACTTTCGGAAGGAGCAGTTCAGCTATAGGATCCCCAGCTTGGATGGCCCCAGAATCCATCCAAGCAACCAATGGAGATGAAATCAGTTATGACAACAGATACGACGTATGGTCCCTGGGGATGACAGCTATAGAACTAGGAGATGGAAAGACGCCCTTCAAGGATATGCATCCAACCAGGATTCTATTTCATGTCGTTAGAAATCCACCGCCAACATTATATAGGACCTCTAATTGGTCTGAAAATTACAATGATTTTGTGGCTGAGTGAGTTCGAATATTTCACTATTGACTCCAGTAATTCAGAATAATAACTGATAAGATTGACTAAGaagctttcagaaaaaatcaaaaacgaaCTCCCTTCATttactgctcaaaaattgaataggaatttcgagaaaaaatatttattttgtttatttctctACTATGTTATCGCTCTAAAGCAGTCTAGCCTTCCGTTGCAACATAACTCAATACATAAGTGCATATTTATACCATgtcatttttttctttctttttgtaTAATATGACATGTTCACAAATTATCCACATCAATATTTTTAAGCAGTGTAGTTCATGAGAGACACTTTTCTATCTGTGCACTCTAAagtctttgagtattcaactcaatatgCTGGACCAACTTGTATATGAATATGTATTAAACCCGTATAATATTATGAGTTTTAAAGGAGAGCTCCTCACTGAAGATTTTTTAAGGTGCTTAGTGAAGAATCCTGAACACCGGCCTTACATGGCTGAGCTATTGGGACATCCCTTCTTGGAAGAAGTCCCAGAAAATAACTACCACGTAAGCGCCCTTTAACATCTATTGATTCACCTAACTAATCGAATCATATTTAAAGCTGACGACGGAATTGTTGAGTTTACTCGATTCTACGGTGAAAACCGAAACGCCACAGGATGATGTACATGTCTTGAACAACGTTTTGTGGGAAGGAGAGATAAGAAATGAGGAGCCGATGTATGTCGAAGATCTTGCCGCTCTAGATGACTGCGAAGAAAAAAACGTTTTATCCCATATCGAAAGGAGGTTCAACGACGGAAAATATCAGACTTTTGTTGGAGAAATACTGATAACTCTGAATCCTAATGTTGAAGAGAATATATACACTGATGAGGTAATACAAACATGAATTTAGAAGGAGGTCAACAGGTAGTGTGTGAACCAAGACAAAGAACGATAAAGTTGTAGTTATACTATTGATTCTTGAATTTCCTTTCTGCTCCTTATTGCTCTCTCCCTCCAATGGGGACTACTTATACTGACTCAGGTCTGTTTCAGCACCACGCCAGATATAAGATGAAATCCAAATCAGACAATATTCCTCACATTTATGCTATAGCGGATAGTGCCTACCAAAACGCTCTACATCATGTTGTGCCTCAAAAAATAATCCTGTCTGGAGAAAGCGGttctggaaaaacgaaaaattttctgaatctCATCGATCACCTTCTTTTTATCGGCCACAACATGAACATACAGATGTCGAGGATCAGAAGTGCAATTGATCTTATACACGCTTTCACACATGCTTCCACACCTTATAATGACTTTTCTACTAGATGTGTACTGAGAACTGATTTGTCTTATGGAAGAACTGGGAAAGTTACAGGGGCATCCTTTCTTGTTAATCTGTTGGAGAAAACCAGAGTTTCCAGCACTGATATGTAAGCATTGCAAGACTATTAGATGTAAGATCACGACATCAAGATACCATAAATGCCAGACTCACCTCATTGTAAAGGCATTCCTAATATA
The nucleotide sequence above comes from Coccinella septempunctata chromosome 4, icCocSept1.1, whole genome shotgun sequence. Encoded proteins:
- the LOC123311445 gene encoding ATP-binding cassette subfamily C member 4-like, with translation MDRGPRQEREQHPKDHANFLSILFFSYMVKFLRKGRKQHMDENDLTNVMENMKTKHLAEKLENCWIELQKTNKKPSLLRAITRCFGYSMIWLFSSNLIVSVVQTWTHPWALGKFVAYFEKGQTSITTSQAIFYASIMLLCSGLGSLWREHYHLLKTELGIRIESSISSLIYRKILRLDQTKNKKISTGSVITGLTKDISNIKEVIMVGIENISDVIQLIFTIYLLYQKLGVSSLSGVLIVVVTTVIQVFLARMTYASRGVCNKKSDERLAQIQEVLSSIRLVKMYGWEEFFEKRLMMFRRIELKSLFNLYTLKSLARVIGSVTGKLSHASTLLLCLWLGRDLNADVIYYASSCFHRASKALVFLPMGLQVTSEFLMASKRVNIILYAEENQTTFSEKSSTMKPSIVFKETDVEVDNIKILKNLNLELGVGLNVLIGPSGSGKTSLLKAILDEYSCINGKKNVRGTISYMAQKSWLFPSSLKQNILFGQAMDEKKYGTVLDICGLTYDISTFLLGDEVILTDCGTNLSGGQQTRINLARALYKESDIYLLDDCLASLDVNIKNHVFKNAIKGYLSNKLCLLVTHSTQFLDQADNIIIMDGGIIKYAGKPLNLPKELPMIEQNIEEEEDFEVIDQETEDNDEAEIEEDASLLLKKEPEKQENIYKEKNNTGKVGFYIYKSYFKYGGGLHVVFIIGGIYFFSELFHASGEKLLSNWLNAKHATNTTTWNFAEPNATSTIATSTIQAIFSKMPSEIYSTTSSPQSFTTTFFRNSSEVLGENITNSLLKEENVKLYYSISITFAGSLISFLGIIVCVYFGLKIARNIHQDMIYNLLNGCMRFFDTHLIGTILTRFSRDLFILDERLPIFWNGLRTFFSLAMCLSLIASIGPLFLGISLVLVVILYKITDYVLSTLRNLQRLNSSTMSPVIGHVNATLEGLSIIRTHGVQEILKDEYDKHLDLNMTSLHLKEISSRFMNFYCHTVGLFYSSLVVATLILSKGILAGDAGLLLNQTHTLTHYLEILLLLWTLMENSMTNVERILEYQKVPKEIRKKGRVIENWPSRGEIKFQNLSLSYRSDNETVLKNLDFVIEPEHKIGIVGRTGAGKSSITMTLFRLYEYTGSLMIDGVDIKTLSLEFLRSHLAIIPQDPVIYTGTLRTNIDPYEALSDEEIWKVLEIVNLKDNFKSLQENLKESNLSIGQKQLISIARALTKKTKIVILDEATANMDDAMDALIHEKINELFKSCTVITIAHKLNNVLNCDKVVVMDKGEVVEFGSPQDLLNNTGGIFYKMVNQKHSK